A single Venturia canescens isolate UGA chromosome 1, ASM1945775v1, whole genome shotgun sequence DNA region contains:
- the simj gene encoding transcriptional repressor p66-alpha isoform X1 encodes MDLDGDAVVDLSVSSSTRRDSPSVQATPPADVGVPLDLGIHFSSPNIENNVPEARNIQNATRGILAPKTGDDRRPRRNLRPRTERSYAEIPEEPKINGYLNGNASDSDEGEMPPLLPIKELSSDELAERERTLRKLHGKLRSEEMKLVLLKKLRQSQQLKENIAAVAKVPTKLPPPVTVQQTSHSHRTAKAPPPLLRGQPAPSRSSSSSHAPPPGMLLPPTVARSSTSSTGMPPNMVIPQPPHPRTRPISGSTNVSYHAPADRTERSTKDPTPVPAHQPLVVPPQDNKPTPTMNPTPPAIPEQVSQQKERPREDTQSPAQRQAAAKLALRKQLEKTLLQIPPPKPPPPEMHFVPNPSNTEFIYLVGLEHVVDFITKEPAIPPPPEPFECTQCKTDFTPVWKWEKVNSGKKDGGPRGQHATFQRPPAGRDPRVICEHCVTTNVKKALKAEHTNRLKTAFVKALQQEQEMEQRLAQAACPSPDPPPPKPVPKPVTPTRRVATPPAPPPVVQQAPPPAPTPPAPKMQEHPLVKLAESGKFSPHHAAAAAALQQQLLRELTKNPVPGLPPHQPLPAHMMPPFNPILYPYQLAMAQAAGGKGLVELQRQAADLQRQYLLDMIPSQTSQGQGSQASSRAHPHNWKT; translated from the exons TAGCAGCACGAGACGCGATTCTCCATCTGTACAAGCAACACCACCTGCCGATGTAGGAGTACCTCTTGACCTTGGGATACATTTTTCATCGCCCAACATAGAGAACAATGTCCCCGAAGCAAGAAACATTCAGAATGCTACAAGAGGCATTTTGGCGCCAAAAACTGGCGACGACAGACGACCGAGGCGTAATTTGCGACCTAGAACGGAAAGAAGTTATGCCGAGATTCCCGAGGAGCCGAAAATAAATGGTTATCTCAATGGCAATGCTTCTGACAGTGACGAag GCGAAATGCCTCCGTTACTGCCAATCAAAGAATTGTCATCCGACGAACTGGCCGAGCGGGAAAGAACGCTCAGAAAATTGCACGGGAAGCTGAGATCCGAGGAGATGAAATTAGTattgctgaaaaaattacgtcAGTCGCAACAGCTCAAGGAAAATATTGCGGCCGTCGCTAAAGTCCCGACCAAACTACCGCCTCCCGTTACCGTACAACAGACATCACACAG CCACAGGACAGCAAAAGCGCCGCCTCCTCTACTGCGTGGTCAGCCAGCACCGAGCAGAAGCAGTAGTAGCTCTCATGCTCCTCCACCGGGAATGCTGTTACCACCGACGGTAGCGCGGAGTTCGACATCGAGCACGGGAATGCCACCGAACATGGTTATACCGCAGCCGCCTCATCCACGTACGAGACCCATTTCGGGATCGACGAACGTTAGTTATCACGCACCCGCCGATAGAACGGAAAGATCAACCAAAGATCCCACACCTGTTCCGGCCCATCAG CCGCTCGTTGTTCCACCTCAGGATAATAAACCGACCCCGACTATGAACCCGACTCCCCCTGCAATTCCGGAGCAGGTATCGCAGCAAAAA GAACGGCCGAGAGAAGACACACAATCGCCAGCTCAACGTCAAGCCGCTGCGAAATTGGCTCTTCGCAAACAACTGGAGAAAACATTGCTCCAAATACCACCGCCGAAACCGCCGccaccggaaatgcatttcgTTCCCAATCCCTCGAACACTGAATTCATATACCTCGTTGGTCTTGAACACGTAGTCGATTTCATAACGAAAGAACCGGCTATACCTCCTCCGCCTGAACCCTTCGAATGCACTCAATGCAAAACTGACTTCACGCCTGTTTGGAAATGGGAAAAAGTTAACAGTGGGAAAAAGGATGGAGGACCGAGAGGGCAACACGCGACTTTCCAGAGGCCACCGGCGGGTCGTGACCCTCGAGTCATTTGCGAACACTGCGTTACGACTAACGTGAAGAAAGCTTTAAAAGCCGAGCATACGAATCG GTTAAAGACCGCGTTCGTAAAAGCACTCCAGCAAGAGCAGGAAATGGAACAAAGACTCGCCCAAGCCGCGTGCCCGAGTCCGGATCCTCCACCACCCAAGCCCGTTCCTAAACCCGTCACACCGACGAGAAGAGTCGCGACGCCACCGGCACCACCGCCAGTCGTTCAGCAAGCTCCTCCCCCGGCACCAACTCCACCAGCTCCAAAAATGCAAGAACATCCTCTTGTCAAATTGGCTGAAAGTGGCAAATTCTCACCTCATCATGCAGCTGCTGCGGCTGCTTTACAGCAGCAACTTTTGCGAG aattgacgaaaaatcccGTGCCCGGTTTGCCACCTCATCAACCACTACCAGCTCACATGATGCCACCGTTCAATCCTATTCTGTACCCCTATCAATTGGCAATGGCACAAGCAGCTGGTGGCAAAGGTTTGGTCGAGTTGCAACGTCAAGCAGCGGATCTTCAGCGTCAATATCTATTGGATATGATTCCATCGCAGACATCACAGGGCCAGGGCAGCCAGGCTTCGTCCCGCGCTCATCCTCACAATTGGAAGACGTAA
- the simj gene encoding transcriptional repressor p66-alpha isoform X2, producing MDLDGDAVVDLSVSSSTRRDSPSVQATPPADVGVPLDLGIHFSSPNIENNVPEARNIQNATRGILAPKTGDDRRPRRNLRPRTERSYAEIPEEPKINGYLNGNASDSDEGEMPPLLPIKELSSDELAERERTLRKLHGKLRSEEMKLVLLKKLRQSQQLKENIAAVAKVPTKLPPPVTVQQTSHSHRTAKAPPPLLRGQPAPSRSSSSSHAPPPGMLLPPTVARSSTSSTGMPPNMVIPQPPHPRTRPISGSTNVSYHAPADRTERSTKDPTPVPAHQPLVVPPQDNKPTPTMNPTPPAIPEQERPREDTQSPAQRQAAAKLALRKQLEKTLLQIPPPKPPPPEMHFVPNPSNTEFIYLVGLEHVVDFITKEPAIPPPPEPFECTQCKTDFTPVWKWEKVNSGKKDGGPRGQHATFQRPPAGRDPRVICEHCVTTNVKKALKAEHTNRLKTAFVKALQQEQEMEQRLAQAACPSPDPPPPKPVPKPVTPTRRVATPPAPPPVVQQAPPPAPTPPAPKMQEHPLVKLAESGKFSPHHAAAAAALQQQLLRELTKNPVPGLPPHQPLPAHMMPPFNPILYPYQLAMAQAAGGKGLVELQRQAADLQRQYLLDMIPSQTSQGQGSQASSRAHPHNWKT from the exons TAGCAGCACGAGACGCGATTCTCCATCTGTACAAGCAACACCACCTGCCGATGTAGGAGTACCTCTTGACCTTGGGATACATTTTTCATCGCCCAACATAGAGAACAATGTCCCCGAAGCAAGAAACATTCAGAATGCTACAAGAGGCATTTTGGCGCCAAAAACTGGCGACGACAGACGACCGAGGCGTAATTTGCGACCTAGAACGGAAAGAAGTTATGCCGAGATTCCCGAGGAGCCGAAAATAAATGGTTATCTCAATGGCAATGCTTCTGACAGTGACGAag GCGAAATGCCTCCGTTACTGCCAATCAAAGAATTGTCATCCGACGAACTGGCCGAGCGGGAAAGAACGCTCAGAAAATTGCACGGGAAGCTGAGATCCGAGGAGATGAAATTAGTattgctgaaaaaattacgtcAGTCGCAACAGCTCAAGGAAAATATTGCGGCCGTCGCTAAAGTCCCGACCAAACTACCGCCTCCCGTTACCGTACAACAGACATCACACAG CCACAGGACAGCAAAAGCGCCGCCTCCTCTACTGCGTGGTCAGCCAGCACCGAGCAGAAGCAGTAGTAGCTCTCATGCTCCTCCACCGGGAATGCTGTTACCACCGACGGTAGCGCGGAGTTCGACATCGAGCACGGGAATGCCACCGAACATGGTTATACCGCAGCCGCCTCATCCACGTACGAGACCCATTTCGGGATCGACGAACGTTAGTTATCACGCACCCGCCGATAGAACGGAAAGATCAACCAAAGATCCCACACCTGTTCCGGCCCATCAG CCGCTCGTTGTTCCACCTCAGGATAATAAACCGACCCCGACTATGAACCCGACTCCCCCTGCAATTCCGGAGCAG GAACGGCCGAGAGAAGACACACAATCGCCAGCTCAACGTCAAGCCGCTGCGAAATTGGCTCTTCGCAAACAACTGGAGAAAACATTGCTCCAAATACCACCGCCGAAACCGCCGccaccggaaatgcatttcgTTCCCAATCCCTCGAACACTGAATTCATATACCTCGTTGGTCTTGAACACGTAGTCGATTTCATAACGAAAGAACCGGCTATACCTCCTCCGCCTGAACCCTTCGAATGCACTCAATGCAAAACTGACTTCACGCCTGTTTGGAAATGGGAAAAAGTTAACAGTGGGAAAAAGGATGGAGGACCGAGAGGGCAACACGCGACTTTCCAGAGGCCACCGGCGGGTCGTGACCCTCGAGTCATTTGCGAACACTGCGTTACGACTAACGTGAAGAAAGCTTTAAAAGCCGAGCATACGAATCG GTTAAAGACCGCGTTCGTAAAAGCACTCCAGCAAGAGCAGGAAATGGAACAAAGACTCGCCCAAGCCGCGTGCCCGAGTCCGGATCCTCCACCACCCAAGCCCGTTCCTAAACCCGTCACACCGACGAGAAGAGTCGCGACGCCACCGGCACCACCGCCAGTCGTTCAGCAAGCTCCTCCCCCGGCACCAACTCCACCAGCTCCAAAAATGCAAGAACATCCTCTTGTCAAATTGGCTGAAAGTGGCAAATTCTCACCTCATCATGCAGCTGCTGCGGCTGCTTTACAGCAGCAACTTTTGCGAG aattgacgaaaaatcccGTGCCCGGTTTGCCACCTCATCAACCACTACCAGCTCACATGATGCCACCGTTCAATCCTATTCTGTACCCCTATCAATTGGCAATGGCACAAGCAGCTGGTGGCAAAGGTTTGGTCGAGTTGCAACGTCAAGCAGCGGATCTTCAGCGTCAATATCTATTGGATATGATTCCATCGCAGACATCACAGGGCCAGGGCAGCCAGGCTTCGTCCCGCGCTCATCCTCACAATTGGAAGACGTAA
- the simj gene encoding transcriptional repressor p66-alpha isoform X3, whose amino-acid sequence MDLDGDAVVDLSVSSSTRRDSPSVQATPPADVGVPLDLGIHFSSPNIENNVPEARNIQNATRGILAPKTGDDRRPRRNLRPRTERSYAEIPEEPKINGYLNGNASDSDEGEMPPLLPIKELSSDELAERERTLRKLHGKLRSEEMKLVLLKKLRQSQQLKENIAAVAKVPTKLPPPVTVQQTSHSHRTAKAPPPLLRGQPAPSRSSSSSHAPPPGMLLPPTVARSSTSSTGMPPNMVIPQPPHPRTRPISGSTNVSYHAPADRTERSTKDPTPVPAHQERPREDTQSPAQRQAAAKLALRKQLEKTLLQIPPPKPPPPEMHFVPNPSNTEFIYLVGLEHVVDFITKEPAIPPPPEPFECTQCKTDFTPVWKWEKVNSGKKDGGPRGQHATFQRPPAGRDPRVICEHCVTTNVKKALKAEHTNRLKTAFVKALQQEQEMEQRLAQAACPSPDPPPPKPVPKPVTPTRRVATPPAPPPVVQQAPPPAPTPPAPKMQEHPLVKLAESGKFSPHHAAAAAALQQQLLRELTKNPVPGLPPHQPLPAHMMPPFNPILYPYQLAMAQAAGGKGLVELQRQAADLQRQYLLDMIPSQTSQGQGSQASSRAHPHNWKT is encoded by the exons TAGCAGCACGAGACGCGATTCTCCATCTGTACAAGCAACACCACCTGCCGATGTAGGAGTACCTCTTGACCTTGGGATACATTTTTCATCGCCCAACATAGAGAACAATGTCCCCGAAGCAAGAAACATTCAGAATGCTACAAGAGGCATTTTGGCGCCAAAAACTGGCGACGACAGACGACCGAGGCGTAATTTGCGACCTAGAACGGAAAGAAGTTATGCCGAGATTCCCGAGGAGCCGAAAATAAATGGTTATCTCAATGGCAATGCTTCTGACAGTGACGAag GCGAAATGCCTCCGTTACTGCCAATCAAAGAATTGTCATCCGACGAACTGGCCGAGCGGGAAAGAACGCTCAGAAAATTGCACGGGAAGCTGAGATCCGAGGAGATGAAATTAGTattgctgaaaaaattacgtcAGTCGCAACAGCTCAAGGAAAATATTGCGGCCGTCGCTAAAGTCCCGACCAAACTACCGCCTCCCGTTACCGTACAACAGACATCACACAG CCACAGGACAGCAAAAGCGCCGCCTCCTCTACTGCGTGGTCAGCCAGCACCGAGCAGAAGCAGTAGTAGCTCTCATGCTCCTCCACCGGGAATGCTGTTACCACCGACGGTAGCGCGGAGTTCGACATCGAGCACGGGAATGCCACCGAACATGGTTATACCGCAGCCGCCTCATCCACGTACGAGACCCATTTCGGGATCGACGAACGTTAGTTATCACGCACCCGCCGATAGAACGGAAAGATCAACCAAAGATCCCACACCTGTTCCGGCCCATCAG GAACGGCCGAGAGAAGACACACAATCGCCAGCTCAACGTCAAGCCGCTGCGAAATTGGCTCTTCGCAAACAACTGGAGAAAACATTGCTCCAAATACCACCGCCGAAACCGCCGccaccggaaatgcatttcgTTCCCAATCCCTCGAACACTGAATTCATATACCTCGTTGGTCTTGAACACGTAGTCGATTTCATAACGAAAGAACCGGCTATACCTCCTCCGCCTGAACCCTTCGAATGCACTCAATGCAAAACTGACTTCACGCCTGTTTGGAAATGGGAAAAAGTTAACAGTGGGAAAAAGGATGGAGGACCGAGAGGGCAACACGCGACTTTCCAGAGGCCACCGGCGGGTCGTGACCCTCGAGTCATTTGCGAACACTGCGTTACGACTAACGTGAAGAAAGCTTTAAAAGCCGAGCATACGAATCG GTTAAAGACCGCGTTCGTAAAAGCACTCCAGCAAGAGCAGGAAATGGAACAAAGACTCGCCCAAGCCGCGTGCCCGAGTCCGGATCCTCCACCACCCAAGCCCGTTCCTAAACCCGTCACACCGACGAGAAGAGTCGCGACGCCACCGGCACCACCGCCAGTCGTTCAGCAAGCTCCTCCCCCGGCACCAACTCCACCAGCTCCAAAAATGCAAGAACATCCTCTTGTCAAATTGGCTGAAAGTGGCAAATTCTCACCTCATCATGCAGCTGCTGCGGCTGCTTTACAGCAGCAACTTTTGCGAG aattgacgaaaaatcccGTGCCCGGTTTGCCACCTCATCAACCACTACCAGCTCACATGATGCCACCGTTCAATCCTATTCTGTACCCCTATCAATTGGCAATGGCACAAGCAGCTGGTGGCAAAGGTTTGGTCGAGTTGCAACGTCAAGCAGCGGATCTTCAGCGTCAATATCTATTGGATATGATTCCATCGCAGACATCACAGGGCCAGGGCAGCCAGGCTTCGTCCCGCGCTCATCCTCACAATTGGAAGACGTAA